A window of the Thalassospira sp. TSL5-1 genome harbors these coding sequences:
- the gluQRS gene encoding tRNA glutamyl-Q(34) synthetase GluQRS produces MGDITRFAPSPTGYLHLGHAASALFAAQKAGAGGRFLLRIEDIDQTRCRPEFITAIYDDLAWLGLHWEQPVRIQSAHFSDYQSVLDRLGERGLLYPCFCTRKEIQAEIARIGNAPHGPDGALYPGTCRHLSAMERQERIEAGQSYALRLDMGQAIKQVGKRLYWHDRNAGRQVAVPEIFGDVVLARKDTPTSYHVSVTHDDHLQGISLVTRGEDLFFASHLHRLLQELLGYDVPEYHHHKLLTGPDGKRFAKRDKSETLQSMRETGVSVDDVMARIGTLS; encoded by the coding sequence ATGGGTGATATCACCCGTTTTGCCCCCAGTCCGACGGGGTATCTGCATTTGGGGCATGCTGCATCGGCGCTGTTTGCCGCGCAAAAGGCCGGTGCTGGTGGAAGGTTTTTGTTGCGGATCGAGGATATTGACCAGACCCGCTGCCGCCCGGAATTTATCACCGCCATATACGATGATCTTGCCTGGCTGGGCTTACACTGGGAACAGCCGGTGCGCATTCAGTCCGCCCATTTCAGCGATTATCAATCCGTGCTGGACCGTTTAGGTGAACGGGGCCTGCTCTATCCGTGCTTTTGCACCCGCAAGGAAATCCAGGCGGAAATTGCGCGCATCGGCAACGCCCCGCATGGGCCGGATGGTGCGCTTTACCCCGGTACGTGCCGCCATTTAAGTGCAATGGAACGCCAGGAGCGTATCGAGGCGGGCCAATCTTATGCCCTGCGGCTGGATATGGGGCAGGCGATAAAACAGGTGGGAAAACGGCTTTATTGGCATGATCGCAATGCCGGGCGGCAGGTTGCGGTGCCGGAAATTTTTGGTGACGTGGTGCTGGCGCGTAAGGATACCCCGACCAGCTACCATGTTTCCGTCACCCATGACGACCATTTGCAGGGCATTTCGCTGGTCACACGCGGCGAGGATTTGTTTTTCGCCAGCCACCTGCACCGCCTGTTGCAGGAATTGCTGGGCTATGACGTGCCGGAATATCATCATCACAAACTGCTGACCGGCCCGGACGGCAAACGCTTTGCCAAGCGCGATAAATCCGAAACCCTGCAATCCATGCGCGAAACAGGCGTGAGCGTTGATGATGTGATGGCGCGGATTGGCACATTATCCTGA
- a CDS encoding LysR family transcriptional regulator — MKQYLTEMHSFATVIEQGGFTAAAKVLRVSKGLISQQISRLEEALGTKLLFRSTRRLELTETGAAFLVYCQRLGEAADAGFDAVESLRKSPTGIVRITVPVSFGEIFLNDIIARFQAQNPGIIIELELENRYRDLRADPVDMAIRAGLPDDPDQIAIPLGQLSELVCASPAYWQNHPSVTMPDDLRHHNCINNFHYCKDHRWLFFGKDGPVSVLVDGNLRLNHYPLIRNAVCQGLGIARLPRYIAMTEIDAGRLETRLDEYTSPRSPISLVYPYQGAQPLKNRLFIDFIRNWFHGRPHLLETNTG; from the coding sequence ATGAAACAGTATCTGACAGAAATGCACAGCTTTGCCACTGTGATCGAACAAGGCGGCTTTACTGCTGCGGCAAAGGTTTTGCGTGTTTCCAAGGGATTAATCAGCCAGCAGATATCGCGGCTGGAGGAAGCCCTGGGAACGAAGCTATTGTTTCGTTCCACCCGGCGGTTGGAATTGACAGAAACCGGCGCAGCTTTTCTGGTTTATTGCCAACGCCTGGGGGAGGCCGCCGATGCCGGTTTTGACGCGGTTGAAAGCCTGCGCAAAAGCCCGACGGGCATTGTGCGCATTACGGTGCCGGTATCGTTTGGCGAGATATTTTTAAACGACATCATCGCCCGTTTTCAGGCACAAAACCCTGGCATTATCATCGAACTGGAGCTGGAAAACCGCTATCGCGACCTGCGTGCCGACCCGGTTGATATGGCCATTCGTGCGGGCCTGCCCGACGACCCGGACCAAATCGCCATTCCATTAGGGCAGCTTTCCGAACTGGTATGCGCCAGCCCCGCCTATTGGCAAAACCACCCATCCGTCACCATGCCCGATGATTTGCGCCACCATAACTGCATCAACAATTTTCATTACTGCAAGGATCATCGCTGGCTGTTTTTTGGCAAGGATGGCCCGGTATCGGTGCTGGTGGACGGCAATTTGCGGCTTAATCATTACCCGCTGATCCGCAATGCCGTGTGCCAGGGGCTGGGTATTGCCCGCCTGCCGCGCTACATCGCCATGACCGAAATTGATGCAGGGCGCCTTGAAACGCGGCTGGATGAGTACACATCCCCGCGCAGCCCCATAAGCCTTGTTTACCCCTATCAGGGCGCACAACCGCTTAAAAACCGCTTATTCATCGATTTTATCCGCAACTGGTTCCACGGGCGGCCCCATTTGCTGGAAACAAATACAGGCTGA
- a CDS encoding short chain dehydrogenase, with translation MKILLIGASGTIGKAVAAELGARHDIITAGRSSGDVQIDICDLASIRAAYEKVGALDAVVSTAGKVHFGDFAEMDDEKYRIGINDKLMGQVNLVLIGRDYVTDRASFTLTTGILTKDPIRYGSSASMVNGAVEAFVRAAAIEMPAGLRINAVSPGVIAEAMEGYGPFFRGHDPVPAAKAALGYAKSVEGLQTGQIFELF, from the coding sequence ATGAAAATTCTTCTGATTGGGGCCTCTGGCACGATTGGCAAGGCCGTTGCCGCCGAACTGGGCGCACGGCATGATATTATCACTGCCGGGCGCAGCAGTGGCGATGTACAGATCGACATTTGCGACCTGGCCAGTATTCGCGCTGCTTACGAAAAGGTCGGTGCGCTGGATGCGGTGGTTTCTACGGCGGGCAAGGTCCATTTTGGCGATTTTGCCGAAATGGATGATGAAAAATACCGCATCGGCATTAATGACAAACTGATGGGGCAGGTGAACCTGGTGTTGATTGGTCGGGATTATGTGACTGATCGGGCGTCTTTTACCCTGACAACCGGTATTCTGACCAAAGACCCCATTCGTTATGGCAGTTCGGCCTCGATGGTGAATGGTGCGGTCGAGGCATTTGTGCGGGCGGCGGCAATTGAAATGCCTGCCGGGCTGCGTATCAATGCGGTCAGCCCCGGTGTGATTGCCGAGGCAATGGAGGGATATGGCCCCTTCTTTCGCGGGCATGACCCGGTGCCTGCGGCAAAGGCGGCTCTTGGTTATGCCAAGTCGGTTGAAGGGTTACAAACAGGCCAGATTTTCGAGCTGTTCTAA
- a CDS encoding glutathione binding-like protein, whose protein sequence is MKNAPEYDPAHFFIKLVLFSNYPLRSWGFIPFIARKMTAVGGQVVACEPKRCVKMILFYMPGACSLSTHISLLETGEQFRLVKVNHKTLKTEHGENFLSISPDGRIPVLKLPTDDVITDCVGTLHYIADHFWQSGVSPAPDSAERARLNAFLTRIEHELHAQFSLLQQKRTTPDLRDAVITRLSDEFEKYEKLFSDGRHYLMGRQFSVADAYLLVAINWAGMIGINTFRWPHIGDFGDRMRGRTSVLAALRAEGLLVD, encoded by the coding sequence GTGAAAAATGCGCCAGAATATGATCCGGCGCATTTTTTTATTAAACTTGTATTGTTTAGTAACTATCCCTTGCGCTCCTGGGGATTTATTCCATTTATAGCGCGAAAGATGACGGCTGTTGGGGGACAGGTTGTCGCATGCGAACCCAAGAGATGTGTCAAGATGATACTGTTTTACATGCCGGGGGCTTGTTCACTCTCGACTCATATATCCCTGCTCGAAACAGGTGAGCAATTTCGCCTCGTTAAGGTGAATCACAAAACCTTAAAAACCGAACATGGCGAAAACTTTTTGTCCATTAGTCCCGATGGACGTATTCCTGTCCTGAAACTTCCCACTGACGATGTGATAACGGACTGTGTTGGTACGCTGCATTATATTGCCGACCATTTTTGGCAAAGTGGTGTGTCACCCGCGCCGGATTCTGCCGAACGTGCCCGGTTGAATGCTTTTCTGACCCGTATTGAGCATGAGCTTCATGCTCAATTTTCGCTATTGCAGCAAAAAAGAACGACACCAGATCTGCGTGACGCCGTGATCACCAGACTTTCGGACGAATTTGAGAAATATGAGAAGCTGTTTTCCGATGGTCGACATTATCTGATGGGGCGGCAATTTAGTGTGGCCGATGCCTATTTGCTTGTTGCGATCAATTGGGCTGGCATGATCGGTATTAATACTTTCCGTTGGCCCCATATTGGCGATTTCGGGGACCGAATGCGCGGGCGCACCTCGGTTCTGGCGGCCTTGCGTGCCGAGGGCCTTTTGGTCGATTG